A genomic segment from Triticum dicoccoides isolate Atlit2015 ecotype Zavitan chromosome 1A, WEW_v2.0, whole genome shotgun sequence encodes:
- the LOC119358746 gene encoding uncharacterized protein LOC119358746, which yields MQSSSPQSPHPHETLAAESRSPSRLRRNGSTPTPMIVDQMPMPQKRRRRRRRPLEGVSRRRLGDGGASLSGSLVDPDSDSSSRVDGGSPPPGLPDDEPAMSGSVVDSDGGSPPPDEPATEPRYHEIVASRLAQLELPVGSEWELAGLSNIPSREILEALTRKSFHDDESRAALVQYQIQCFLNEETQEGRDRDSQDSAVVVVAEPANDAITKQQHKSDCEKLGARMTEIETYTELDQEETNKFHLKYALYRIKACLLLKGVPVDKIDDAALERKYPPELIVKNDYFFHYVQDGFFGWYFDSELCYKKSLSDYQRLVIFNDGGLEYTRWSRYRAFYSTPDADRDYLQYWETIVKEIKWLEQYLLTNESSIEWARIHSKATFQACRIAAGFQNMTLELAAVGLHEYIWNARMDLMFEKDRDGVFYQIWKRVNDNHQLSFRDALEQVYGENLYSAHDRSMKYELNYGDSNMERVFARCTKGISDSVPEYKARELIAQEIRWTSLCSGTYEQYARKKLKIAELIGLIPKDKIVAA from the exons atgcagTCCTCGTCTCCCCAATCCCCCCATCCACACGAAACCCTAGCGGCCGAATCGCGATCCCCTTCCCGTCTCCGTCGCAACGGCTCCACCCCTACCCCTATGATCGTCGATCAGATGCCGATGCCGCAGAAGCGGCGGCGCCGCCGGAGGAGGCCTCTTGAAGGAGTGTCCCGCCGGCGCCTTGGTGACGGTGGCGCATCCTTGTCTGGATCCCTTGTCGATCCGGACTCTGATAGCAGCAGCCGTGTGGATGGAGGCTCTCCGCCGCCCGGACTCCCCGACGACGAGCCTGCTATGTCTGGATCCGTCGTCGATTCCGATGGAGGCTCTCCGCCGCCCGACGAGCCTGCAACAGAGCCAAGGTACCATGAAATTGTTGCCTCGCGCCTCGCCCAATTGGAATTGCCAGTCGGCTCGGAATGGGAGCTCGCCGGTTTGTCAAACATCCCTTCCCGTGAAATCCTGGAAGCCCTTACCCGTAAATCTTTCCATGATGATGAGTCGCGAGCTGCTCTAGTACAATATCAAATCCAGTGTTTCTTGAACGAGGAGACCCAGGAGGGACGAGACAGAGATTCACAAGATTCGGCCGTCGTTGTTGTTGCTGAACCGGCCAATGATGCTATCACGAAGCAGCAACACAAAAGCGACTGTGAAAAGCTAGGGGCCCGCATGACTGAAATTGAGACTTACACCGAACTGGACCAAGAGGAGACCAACAAGTTCCATCTCAAGTATGCGCTTTATCGCATCAAAGCTTGCCTG CTGCTGAAAGGAGTGCCGGTTGACAAGATTGATGATGCTGCATTGGAACGCAAGTACCCTCCAGAGCTTATCGTCAAGAACGACTACTTCTTTCACTACGTCCAAGATGGCTTCTTTGGTTGGTATTTTGATTCCGAACTCTGTTACAAAAAGTCCTTGAGCGACTACCAGCGGCTAGTCATTTTCAATGAT GGTGGCCTTGAGTATACAAGGTGGAGTAGATACCGAGCATTTTATAGCACCCCTGACGCTGATAGAGATTATCTCCAATACTGGGAAACAATTGTGAAGGAAATTAAA TGGCTTGAACAGTATTTGCTGACAAATGAGTCGTCTATTGAG TGGGCGCGTATACATTCAAAGGCCACATTCCAAGCATGTAGGATCGCAGCTGGGTTTCAGAACATGACTCTGGAACTAGCAGCTGTTGGTTTGCAT GAGTATATATGGAATGCACGCATGGATCTCATGTTTGAGAAAGATCGTGATGGTGTCTTCTATCAGATTTGGAAGCGGGTCAATGATAATCATCAG CTGAGTTTCAGAGATGCTCTTGAGCAAGTTTATGGTGAAAACTTGTATTCAGCACACGACCGCAGTATGAAGTATGAGCTGAATTACGGCGATTCCAACATGGAGCGTGTT TTTGCTCGGTGCACAAAAGGAATTAGTGACAGT GTTCCAGAATATAAAGCCCGTGAGCTTATTGCACAAGAAATTCGTTGGACG AGTTTGTGTTCTGGAACGTATGAGCAGTATGCCAGGAAGAAGCTGAAGATTGCAGAACTCATAGGATTAATTCCCAAGGACAAGATAGTAGCTGCATAG